CACCCCACTCCTCCCAACGACGGGAATGTTAGCACTGCGAGAACCGGCGTCATGGGAGGAGCCCCGGAACTCAGACGAGGATGCTCAGGAAGAACAGTCGGCCCATGGGGACCACCAGCGCCGCGGCGAGCACGAGCCACATCCCCGCCACGGCCGGGCGCCAGGCAAGCAGGGCCAGCGGAACGAGCAGGGACTCGGCGCGATAGAGGCTCACTCCCCGTCCCATGACGAGGGGAAACAGCCAGAAGGCCAACCCATACAACGCGAGCCAGCGCTCCCGCTGTCCCATCTCCCGCCACCGGGACAGCGGCCGGGCGACGAGGACGAGGACCATCAGGGCCACCAGCAGGGTCTGGACCCGGGGGCTGGCGTTCTTCCAATGCCTGCTCTCTCCGCGCAGGAGAGGACCCACCACCGCCTCGAGTGCATCGAGGGGATTGCCGAGGCCATGGCCGTACTTCGCCTGGGAGAGGAAGAGCGCGTTCCAGGCCCCGGTCTGCGCCTGGAACACCGCCAGTGCGGCCACGAACCCCAACATGACGCCCAGCGCCATCACCACGCCTCGCCCCCAGCGCGGCCACGGAGACCCCTCGGAGCGGCCCGGCGCGAGGAGCTCCGCCCCCAGCACCACGGGGGCCAGGAGGAAACCCGTGGTGTAGGAGAAGGCGGCCACGCCCCCCGCGAGGCCCGCCAGCACCGGGCGGCGCCGCTCCTGGAAGAAGAGGCAGAGGAGCGAGAAGAAGAGGCACATGGAGATGGGAAACACGGCGTGCTGGTACACCTGTCCCGGAAACAGCGCCGCGAGGCCCAGCACCGGGAGGGTTTTCGCCCGCTGCCCGAGAAACCCCGTCCAGAGCAGCACGAGCAGACCCAGCGAGAACAGCGCGGAGAGCAGGACACCCGCCTGGGCGGGTGCCAGGCCCGTGTGCGAGAGCAGGCCGATCAGGCGTGGATAGCCGGGCATCCAGCCGGCGTTTCCGCACCAGTTGCTCGGCCCACCGTAGTCGGGGCCGCAGGGGTGGAGGATGAAGCCGTTGGCGGCGATCGACAGGTAATGCCCGGAGTCCCAGCGCACCCAGGCGTCCGCGAGCCAGGGCACCTGCCCGGCCTTGAACGCGGCGATGAAGAGCAGTCCGCGCGCGAGCACGAAGGCTCCGAGCGGAGGCAGCAACGCGCGTCCCCACCGGACGAGGAACGCGGGACGCCCTGGCGGGGGGCTCTGGGTTTCCGTGGCCATGCGGGAGGCCCTCCTAGCACGCTCGCGCGGCGCCCACGCCCCTCACTGCCTGACATTCTTGTCATCTTCGCGTCATCTCCCTGCCCGCTCCGCCCTCTAGAAGTCGCGGGCAACATGGCTCCGCACGAACAACGCTCCCGTGGCCCATGGGCCCGGAAGCCAGGTCTCCTCGCTGTCATCACGCTCGCCGTGGCTTCTGCCTGGTGGTGGCTCGGCCGCACCTCGAAGCCACCCGCCGCCACGACGCCGCCAGCGGTCCCCGTGGTCGTCGAGCAGGCCTCCCTCCGCGACGTGCCCTATCTGCTGCGCGGCATCGGCACCGTCCAGTCCCTTCACAGTGTCGTGATCCGCACCCAGGTGGAGGGCATCCTCACCGAGGTGGCCTTCAAGGAAGGCCAGCAGGTCAACCGGGGCGATCTGCTCGCCCGCATCGACGACCGCGCGATCGCCGCCGAGGTCGCCCAGGCGCGTGCCGAGAAGGCTCGCAACGAGGCGCAGCTCCACGCCGCGCGGCTCGACCTCGAGCGGTACGGCAACCTCGTGCGCGACGAGGCCATCGCCCGCCAGACGGTGGATCAACAACGGGCCCAGGTCGAGCAGCTCGAGGCCACCCTCCGCGCTAACGAGGCGCTCATCGCCGCGGCCCAGGTACGCCTGTCCTACACACGCATCACCTCGCCGGTCACCGGGAGGGTGGGTCTGCGCCGCGTCGATGCCGGCAACGTCGTCCGCCCGTCCGACGCGCAGGGGCTCGTCAGCGTCACCCAGCTCGATCCCATCGCGGTGCTCTTCTCCCTCCCCCAGGACGAACTGCCACGGCTCCAGGCCCTCCTGCGCGACCCGGCCGGCGCGGCCGTCACCGCGTTCGATCGCGCGGGAGGAATGACGTTGGCCGAGGGGCACTTGTCGATGATCGACAACCAGATCGACTCCTCCACGGGCACCATCTCCCTCAAGGCGGAGTTTCCCAACGCCGAGGGCAAGCTCTGGCCGGGCCAGTTCGTCGCCGTCGAGCTCAGGACGGGCGAGAGCCAGGATGCGACCGTCGTCTCGGCCCGCGCCATCCAGCGGGGGCGCCAGGGCCCGTTCGTGTTCCGTGTCGAGGAGGGCAAGGCCACCGTCGTTCCCGTCACCCTGGGCTACGCGGACGATGACATCGCCGTGGTGGCGTCGGGGGTGGCGGCCGGAGACACGGTGGTGAGCGATGGCCACTCCCGCCTCAAGGCGGGAAGCGCGGTGAAGACCACCACGACCACGGGCCTCGCCTCGAAGGGAGCGGCCCGATGAGCGAGCCCAAGCGCGGCATCTCCAGTTGGTTCGTGACCCATCCGGTCGCCACGACCCTGCTCACCCTGGGCGTCATCCTCCTGGGCTCCTTCGCCTACCCACGCCTTCCGATCGCCCCCCTCCCCGAGGCGGAGTTCCCGACGATCCAGATCAGCGCGGCCCTGCCTGGAGCGAGCGCGGAGACCATGGCCTCCGCCGTGGCGACGCCCCTGGAAGTGCAGCTCAGCGCCGTCCCCGGCATCACGGAGATGACGTCGTCGAGCGCCCTCGGCGTCACCTCCATCACCTTGCAGTTCGACCTGGAGAAGGACATCGACACCGCGGCCCAGGAGGTCCAGGCCGCCATCAACGCCGCCTCCGGCCGGCTCCCCTCGGAGATGCCGAGCCTGCCGACGTGGCGCAAGGTCAACCCGAACGACAGCCCCATCTTCATCATCCGCGTCCAGTCGGACCTGATGCCGCTCACCGAGCTCAGCGATGTCACGGAGACGCAGCTCGCGCGGCAGCTCAGCCAGCTCTCCGGCGTGGCGGAGATCAGCATCACCGGCCAGCAACGCCCCGCCCTGCGCATCCAGGCCTCGCCCGAGCGCCTGGCGTCCCAGGGCCTGACGCTCGCCGACATCCGCGCGGCGGTGCGCGGGGCGAGCGTCAACCAGGCGAAGGGGGCACTCTTCGGCGGCACCCGGGTCTCGACGCTCTCGACCAACGATCAGCTCTTCCGCCCCGAGGATTATGACGATCTCATCGTCGCCTACCGGGGTGGCGCCCCCATCCGCCTGCGCGATGTCGCGCGTGTGAGCCTTGGCGCGGAGAACGACTACGTCCAGGCGTGGCAGAACGGCAAGCCAGGGCTCAACCTGCTCGTCCGCCGCCAGCCGGGCGCCAACCTCATCGAGACCGCCGACCGGATCCTGGAGGCCCTTCCCCGGCTCCGGGAGCAGCTCCCCGCGAGCATCGAGGTCGACATCCTCATTGACCGCACGCGGACGATCCGCTCCTCGCTGCACGAGGTCCAGCTCACCCTCGTCATCACGATCGCCCTCGTGGTGCTGATCATGGGGCTCTTCCTGCGGCAGGTGTCGGCCACGCTCATCGTCGGCGCGGTGCTCATGGTGGCCCTGATCGCGACCTTCGCCATGATGTACGCGCTCGGCTTCAGCTTGAACAACCTCACGCTGGTGGCGCTCATCATCGCCGTCGGCTTCGTCGTGGACGACGCGATCGTCGTGGTGGAGAACATCCACCGGCACCTCGAGGCGGGAAAGAACCGGCTGGAGGCCGCCCTCGCGGGCTCCGGGGAAGTCGGCTTCACGGTCATGTCGATCAGCCTCTCGCTCATCGCGGCGTTCATTCCACTGCTGTTCATGGGCGGAATCGTCGGCCGCCTGTTCCGTGAGTTCGCGATGACGGTGACGGCGGCCATCCTCCTCTCGGTGGTCGCGTCGCTGACGCTCGCGCCGATGCTCGCCTCGCGGTTCATGGAGCCCCTGGCCCATGGCCACGACTCGGGCGGCGGCTTCGCGCGGCGCCTGCTCGATGGCTATGAGCGGACCTTGAAGTGGGCGCTGGAGCATCAGCGGCTCACCCTGCTCGGCTTCGGGCTGGCGCTGGCCTCCGCCGTGGCCTGCTACGTGTACGTCCCCAAGGGGTTCTTCCCGGAGCAGGACACGGCCTTCATCCTGGGGACGACCCAGGCGGCGCAGGACATCCCGTACGAGGAGATGATCGCCAGGCACGCCGCGATCGCCGACATCATCGCGAAGGAGCCCGCGGTGCAGCAGTTCGCGACCGCCGTCGGCGCGACGGGCGGCAGCCAGAGCACGTCCAGCGGACGGTTCTGGATCGCCCTCAAGAATCGCGCGGACCGTGACGTCTCGGTCGGTGGGTTCATCAATCAGCTACGGCCGAAGCTCGCCCAGGTGCCCGGCATCATGCTCTACCTGCGCCCGTCCCAGGACATCAACCTCGGCGGAGGCCCCTCGCGTGCGCAGTACACATACGCGCTGAAGAGCAGCGACGGCCCCCTGCTGTCCGAGTGGGCCGAGACCCTCACGGCGAAGCTCACCCAACTCCCGCAGCTGCGCGACGTGTCGAACGACCAGCTGATCGGCGCCAGCGTCACGCGGCTCACGATCGATCGAGCGGCCGCGGCCCGCTTCGGCATCACGGCCAGTGACATCGACCAGACCCTCTATGACGCCTTCGGACAGCGGCAGATCAACGAGTACCAGACCGAGGTCAATCAGTACCGCGTCATCATCGAGCTCGACAAACGGCAGCGCGGCACCGCCCGGAGCCTCGCCTATCTCCACATCCGCTCTCCGCTGACGGGAGAAGTGGTGCCACTCTCCTCGGTCGCGAAGCTCGAGCCCCTGACGACGGGGCCATTGTCGATCAGCCACAACGGCATGTTCCCGGCCGTGAACATCTCCTTCAACCTGGCACAGGGTGTGGCGCTCGGAGACGCGGTCACCGCCATCGAGCAGGCCGAGGCCGAGATTGGGATGCCCGCCGCGATCACGCGCAACTTCCAGGGCACCGCGCGCGGCTTCCAGGAGTCGCTGAAGAGCCAGCCGTTCCTGATCCTCGCCGCGCTCCTCGCGGTCTACATCATCCTCGGCGTCCTCTACGAAAGCTTCGTGCACCCGCTGACGATCCTGTCGACCCTGCCCTCGGCCGGACTCGGGGCGATCCTCCTGCTCTGGATGATGGGACACGACTTCTCGGTGATGGCGCTGATCGGTGTCGTGCTGCTCATTGGCATCGTGAAGAAGAACGGCATCCTCATGGTCGACTTCGCGCTGGAGACCCAGCGGACACGAGGGCTGTCGCCGCGAGAGGCGGTCCACGAAGCCTGTCTCGTCCGCTTCCGGCCGATCATGATGACGACGCTCGCCGCGCTCCTCGGAGGCATTCCGCTCATGATGGGCTTTGGCACCGGGTCCGAGCTCCGGCAACCCCTTGGAATCGCCATCGTGGGAGGCCTGCTCGTCAGCCAGGTCCTGACGCTCTATTCGACTCCCGTCGTGTATCTGGCGCTCGATCGCCTCTTCCATCGCCAGCGCGGCCCGTCCACCCCGGAGCCGTCCCGTCCAGCGGAAATGGAGACCACGTGATGCGCCGCTCCACGAGACTCCTGGCCCTGCTGCTCACGGTCACCGGCTGCGCGAGTTCGACCGCACCGAGCCTGCGTCCTTCCGAACTCCAGACGGAGTGGGAGCATGCTCCCGCCGCGGCCCGGGGCGCGTCGATCGACTCGGCGTGGTGGCGGTCGTTCGGAGATCCAGTGCTCGATGAGCTGATCTCCCTGGCCGAGCGCCAGAACCTGGACCTGCGCATCGCCGATGCGCGAATCCGCGAGGCACGAGCGCTGCGGCAGGGTGCCCAGGCGGCGCTCTTTCCCCAGCTCACGGGCACCGCCGGGCTCAGCCGCGGACAGACCGTGGTCCTCAACACGGAGCGGACCACCGCCACGCTCGGCGTCGAGGCGAGCTGGGAGGTGGACATCTTCGGACGGCTGCGCAAGGAGGCTCGCGCCGCGGACGCGGTCTGGACGGCGACCCAGGCCGAGCGCGACGGCGTGCGGCTCACGCTGGCCGCCGAGGTCTCACGGGCCTACCTGGAGTACCGCCTCTACCGCACCCAGCACACCATCGCCGAGGCGAACGCCAAGGCGGCTGAAGAGACACTGCGCATCGCCCGGGCGCGATTCGAGCAGGGGCTCTCCAGCCGCCTCGACGTCGAGCGCGCCCTCACCACCCGGGGCGAGACGCGTGCCCTCGTCGCCCAGCTCGCGGAGTCCGCCGACTCCTCCCGCCACCGCATCGTCCTGCTGCTCGCCACCACTCCGGAGGAACTCGGGAAGGTGCTCTCCGAAACCGGAGCCCTCCCGAGCGCGAGCGCACTCGGCGTGCTCCTGACTCCCACGGAGGTCATCGGCCTGCGGCCCGACGTCCGCGCCGCCGAGGCCCAGCTCCTCGCGGCCATCGCCCGGCGAGAGGCGGCGGAGGCCCTCCGGTATCCCCGGATCACCCTCGCCAGCATGCTCGGCCTCCAGGGTGGCGCGGAGACGAGCACCTTCCTCTCGGGAGGCTCCCTGCTCTGGTCGGTGGGGGCGAACCTGCTCGCGCCGCTGCTCGACTTTGGACGCATTCGCGCCACAATCGACGCCGCGGACGCGAGACAGGAGCAGGCCTACTTGAGTTACGAGCTGACCGCGCGCACCGGCCTCCAGGAGGTCCAGACGGCGCTCATCCTCTACACCCAGGGAGAGAGCCGGCGGAACGAGCTCGCCACCGCCACCGAGTCGGCGCGAAAGGCCGCCGGGCTCGCGCGCCGGCAGTACGCGGAGGGGACCCTCTCGTTGCTGGAAGTCCTCGATGCCGAGCGCACCCTGTACAACCTCGAGTTGCAGGTGGCGCGGGCGACCGCCGACGTGTCCCTGCGGCTCGTCGGCCTCTACCAGACCATGGGGCTGATGCCCCCGGGACAGGACACCGCATGAAGCTGCTCATCGTGGAGGACGAGCCGAAGACGGCCGACTATCTGCACCGCGGCCTCAACGAGCAGGGGTATACGGTGGACGTGGCGCGCACCGGACCGGACGGGCACGCACTGGCCCTGCTGCACGACTATGACGCGATCGTCCTCGACGTGATGCTCCCGGAGATGGATGGCTTCGCCGTGCTCCGGGCCATCCGCGCGCGAAAGCAGACGCCGGTGATCATGCTCACCGCGAGGGATCGGGTCGATGATCGGGTCCATGGGCTCCGGGAGGGAGCGGACGACTATCTCGCCAAGCCCTTCTCCTTTCTCGAGCTCGTCGCGCGCCTGCAGGCGGTGACCCGGCGCGGCCGCGTGCAGGAGTCGACACAGCTGCGCATTGGCGATCTCGAGATCGATCTGCTCAGTCGCAAGGCCCACCGCGCCGGAAACCGGCTCGAGCTGACCGCGAAGGAGTTCGCCCTGCTCGCCCTGCTCGCCCGGCGCGAAGGGCAGATCCTGTCGAAGACGGTGATCGCCGAGCAGGTCTGGGACATGAGCTTCGACAGCGACACGAACGTCGTCGAGGTCGCCATCAAGCGCCTGAGGGCGAAGGTGGACGGGCCCTATGAGCGCAAGCTCCTGCACACCATCCGCGGCATGGGGTACGTGCTCGAGGTGCGCGACGCGCGGGAGGCGCCATGAAGGCCTCGATCGCCACACGGCTGGCCGTGATGTTCGCGGTGGCCGCGCTCGGGGTCTTCTCGTTGGTGGGTGTCGCTCTGTACCGGGTGCTCTACCGGGAGCTCGGCCGCCACCAGCTCAGCGAGGTGAACACCCGGCTCGAATACGTGGGCATGATGGTCAACCGCAACGACAACGCCGTGTCGTGGCAGAACCTCCGCACGAAGCTCGACACGCTCACACCCGCCGATGACAGCGTGCGGTACTGGGTGCTCGGGCCCGACCCGCGATTCGTGTACGGCGACGTCCCGGCGGAACTCCGCGAGCGGTTGGGCACCCAGGCACCAAGACCCTTCATGCTCGAGCTGGAGGGCCGCTCGATGCGGGCGGTCTCTCGCTCCATTCCCCCGAAGGGCGAGCGCCCCGCGGTCCAGATCGTCGCGGCGTTGGATTCGGAGAGGTTCTGCAACACGCTGGACACCTTCGCCGGAGCGCTCGTCGCGCTCTGCCTCGCGGGTGTCGCGCTCGTGACGTTCCTCGGCTATCGCATCGCCAAGGTCGGACTCGCGCCGCTGAGCAGCCTGTCCCAGGAGGCCCAGTCCCTGAGTCCGCGAGACCTGTCACAGCGGCTGAGGCTCTCACCACTGCCGCGAGAGCTCTCCGACCTGGCCGCCTCGTTCAACGGTGCGCTCGACCGGCTGGAGCGTGCGTACGCCCAGCTCGAGGGCTTCAACGCCGACGTGGCCCACGAGCTGCGCACGCCACTCACCAACCTCATCGGCCAGACGCAGGTCGCGCTGGCGAAGGAGCGGACCGCGGCGCAGCTCGAGGAGGTCCTGCAGTCGAATCTCGAGGAACTCGATCGCCTGCGGAAGATCGTCAGCGACATGCTCTTCCTCGCCCGGGCGGATCAAGGAGAGACGGCGCTCGAC
Above is a window of Cystobacter fuscus DNA encoding:
- a CDS encoding efflux transporter outer membrane subunit — its product is MRRSTRLLALLLTVTGCASSTAPSLRPSELQTEWEHAPAAARGASIDSAWWRSFGDPVLDELISLAERQNLDLRIADARIREARALRQGAQAALFPQLTGTAGLSRGQTVVLNTERTTATLGVEASWEVDIFGRLRKEARAADAVWTATQAERDGVRLTLAAEVSRAYLEYRLYRTQHTIAEANAKAAEETLRIARARFEQGLSSRLDVERALTTRGETRALVAQLAESADSSRHRIVLLLATTPEELGKVLSETGALPSASALGVLLTPTEVIGLRPDVRAAEAQLLAAIARREAAEALRYPRITLASMLGLQGGAETSTFLSGGSLLWSVGANLLAPLLDFGRIRATIDAADARQEQAYLSYELTARTGLQEVQTALILYTQGESRRNELATATESARKAAGLARRQYAEGTLSLLEVLDAERTLYNLELQVARATADVSLRLVGLYQTMGLMPPGQDTA
- a CDS encoding multidrug efflux RND transporter permease subunit; amino-acid sequence: MSEPKRGISSWFVTHPVATTLLTLGVILLGSFAYPRLPIAPLPEAEFPTIQISAALPGASAETMASAVATPLEVQLSAVPGITEMTSSSALGVTSITLQFDLEKDIDTAAQEVQAAINAASGRLPSEMPSLPTWRKVNPNDSPIFIIRVQSDLMPLTELSDVTETQLARQLSQLSGVAEISITGQQRPALRIQASPERLASQGLTLADIRAAVRGASVNQAKGALFGGTRVSTLSTNDQLFRPEDYDDLIVAYRGGAPIRLRDVARVSLGAENDYVQAWQNGKPGLNLLVRRQPGANLIETADRILEALPRLREQLPASIEVDILIDRTRTIRSSLHEVQLTLVITIALVVLIMGLFLRQVSATLIVGAVLMVALIATFAMMYALGFSLNNLTLVALIIAVGFVVDDAIVVVENIHRHLEAGKNRLEAALAGSGEVGFTVMSISLSLIAAFIPLLFMGGIVGRLFREFAMTVTAAILLSVVASLTLAPMLASRFMEPLAHGHDSGGGFARRLLDGYERTLKWALEHQRLTLLGFGLALASAVACYVYVPKGFFPEQDTAFILGTTQAAQDIPYEEMIARHAAIADIIAKEPAVQQFATAVGATGGSQSTSSGRFWIALKNRADRDVSVGGFINQLRPKLAQVPGIMLYLRPSQDINLGGGPSRAQYTYALKSSDGPLLSEWAETLTAKLTQLPQLRDVSNDQLIGASVTRLTIDRAAAARFGITASDIDQTLYDAFGQRQINEYQTEVNQYRVIIELDKRQRGTARSLAYLHIRSPLTGEVVPLSSVAKLEPLTTGPLSISHNGMFPAVNISFNLAQGVALGDAVTAIEQAEAEIGMPAAITRNFQGTARGFQESLKSQPFLILAALLAVYIILGVLYESFVHPLTILSTLPSAGLGAILLLWMMGHDFSVMALIGVVLLIGIVKKNGILMVDFALETQRTRGLSPREAVHEACLVRFRPIMMTTLAALLGGIPLMMGFGTGSELRQPLGIAIVGGLLVSQVLTLYSTPVVYLALDRLFHRQRGPSTPEPSRPAEMETT
- a CDS encoding efflux RND transporter periplasmic adaptor subunit, giving the protein MASAWWWLGRTSKPPAATTPPAVPVVVEQASLRDVPYLLRGIGTVQSLHSVVIRTQVEGILTEVAFKEGQQVNRGDLLARIDDRAIAAEVAQARAEKARNEAQLHAARLDLERYGNLVRDEAIARQTVDQQRAQVEQLEATLRANEALIAAAQVRLSYTRITSPVTGRVGLRRVDAGNVVRPSDAQGLVSVTQLDPIAVLFSLPQDELPRLQALLRDPAGAAVTAFDRAGGMTLAEGHLSMIDNQIDSSTGTISLKAEFPNAEGKLWPGQFVAVELRTGESQDATVVSARAIQRGRQGPFVFRVEEGKATVVPVTLGYADDDIAVVASGVAAGDTVVSDGHSRLKAGSAVKTTTTTGLASKGAAR
- a CDS encoding heavy metal response regulator transcription factor, which encodes MKLLIVEDEPKTADYLHRGLNEQGYTVDVARTGPDGHALALLHDYDAIVLDVMLPEMDGFAVLRAIRARKQTPVIMLTARDRVDDRVHGLREGADDYLAKPFSFLELVARLQAVTRRGRVQESTQLRIGDLEIDLLSRKAHRAGNRLELTAKEFALLALLARREGQILSKTVIAEQVWDMSFDSDTNVVEVAIKRLRAKVDGPYERKLLHTIRGMGYVLEVRDAREAP
- a CDS encoding heavy metal sensor histidine kinase, producing the protein MKASIATRLAVMFAVAALGVFSLVGVALYRVLYRELGRHQLSEVNTRLEYVGMMVNRNDNAVSWQNLRTKLDTLTPADDSVRYWVLGPDPRFVYGDVPAELRERLGTQAPRPFMLELEGRSMRAVSRSIPPKGERPAVQIVAALDSERFCNTLDTFAGALVALCLAGVALVTFLGYRIAKVGLAPLSSLSQEAQSLSPRDLSQRLRLSPLPRELSDLAASFNGALDRLERAYAQLEGFNADVAHELRTPLTNLIGQTQVALAKERTAAQLEEVLQSNLEELDRLRKIVSDMLFLARADQGETALDRVHTSAAEEVSKTVEFLDVILEEAGVSVRVEGDAHASFERSLFLRAASNLLLNAVEHSERGAEIVVAIARRESEMRIAVTNPGAPIPEQHLGRLFDRFYRADGARRNSRDNHGLGLSIVKAVAKMHGGTVFATSAEGRNTFGFTLSDAPLAATPRLAGRESREA